A region of Malaciobacter marinus DNA encodes the following proteins:
- a CDS encoding major outer membrane protein, translating to MKKFAKMSLVAAVAVAGLTTTSSAKALEEAIKNVDVSGTVVYRYDDQNYDYQTADRGKDASNNKYKIGLTLKSQVNDDVTAVTRFIIGSDKDAGFVGLDYVNGEDAQAQITLSNVYFSYTGLKNTTINFGKQGLTTPWTVAIDADGNEQNGTGILALTNVGPVTLAAAYFNQNNLDESGDLKGTLKAIGTNGVGDNSIWTAGIMGNIGPVALDGWYLDLEDIFDSYTLGANAKFDLDTVKLSLGIRHSEVDFENKIMKTDNSLTKIEAAAKMGIFGAKLAYGWTDDEGGIGALDNDAKTGMNAWNLNLNGVEDATFLKTSIDAQVMPSLNLALNYNILDKDKTSTRSEEKDTELYLQASYQMSKNFGGYIRFGEVELEDAVGSKDNDGTVGRLQVQYSF from the coding sequence ATGAAAAAATTCGCAAAAATGAGTTTAGTAGCTGCTGTAGCGGTTGCTGGTCTTACTACTACTTCTTCAGCTAAAGCATTAGAAGAAGCAATCAAAAACGTTGACGTATCTGGTACAGTTGTATATAGATATGATGACCAAAATTATGACTATCAAACTGCTGATAGAGGTAAAGATGCAAGTAATAATAAATATAAAATTGGTTTAACTTTAAAATCACAAGTTAATGATGATGTAACTGCAGTTACTAGATTTATTATTGGTTCAGATAAAGATGCTGGATTTGTTGGTTTAGATTATGTAAATGGAGAAGATGCACAAGCACAAATTACATTATCAAATGTTTACTTTTCATATACTGGACTTAAGAATACAACAATTAACTTCGGTAAACAAGGGTTAACAACTCCATGGACTGTAGCTATTGATGCAGATGGAAATGAGCAAAATGGTACTGGTATCTTAGCTCTTACAAATGTAGGTCCTGTTACTTTAGCAGCTGCTTACTTTAACCAAAACAACCTAGATGAGTCTGGTGATTTAAAAGGTACATTAAAAGCAATTGGTACTAATGGTGTTGGAGACAATAGCATTTGGACAGCTGGTATAATGGGAAATATTGGGCCTGTTGCTTTAGATGGTTGGTATTTAGATCTTGAAGATATTTTTGACTCTTATACTTTAGGTGCAAATGCTAAATTTGATTTAGATACAGTAAAATTATCTTTAGGTATCAGACATTCAGAAGTAGATTTTGAAAATAAAATCATGAAAACAGATAACTCATTAACAAAAATTGAAGCAGCAGCAAAAATGGGAATTTTTGGAGCTAAATTAGCTTATGGTTGGACTGATGATGAAGGTGGAATTGGTGCACTTGACAATGATGCTAAAACAGGTATGAATGCATGGAACTTAAACTTAAATGGTGTTGAAGATGCTACATTCTTAAAAACATCAATTGATGCACAAGTTATGCCATCATTAAATTTAGCTCTTAACTATAATATCTTAGATAAAGATAAAACTAGTACAAGAAGTGAAGAAAAAGATACTGAATTATATTTACAAGCATCTTATCAAATGTCTAAAAACTTCGGTGGATACATTAGATTTGGTGAAGTTGAATTAGAAGATGCAGTAGGTAGTAAAGACAACGACGGTACAGTTGGAAGATTACAAGTACAATATTCTTTCTAA
- a CDS encoding dihydroneopterin aldolase, which produces MTIKIEDLTFDCIIGILPFEREKKQRVIINCKIKYKYKKNHFINYAHIAQDIEYIMKKKRFKLIEDALKHLKRHICDKHSVTKVKLTICKPHIIPNCKVMVSK; this is translated from the coding sequence ATGACTATAAAAATTGAAGATTTGACTTTTGATTGTATTATTGGTATTTTACCCTTTGAAAGAGAAAAAAAACAAAGGGTAATTATAAATTGTAAAATAAAATACAAATATAAAAAAAATCACTTTATAAACTATGCACATATTGCACAAGATATAGAATATATCATGAAAAAAAAGAGATTTAAACTAATAGAAGACGCTTTAAAGCACCTAAAAAGACACATTTGTGACAAGCATAGCGTGACAAAAGTGAAACTTACTATTTGCAAGCCCCACATAATACCCAATTGCAAAGTTATGGTTTCAAAGTAA
- the plsY gene encoding glycerol-3-phosphate 1-O-acyltransferase PlsY — translation MDFFTNSNIIFYLLAYLVGSIPFGLILAKIFANVDIKSQGSNSIGATNVLRVVKQTNPSLAKKLGIATVILDAIKGLVIIALAMFLNAPSETLWAIAVLAVLGHCYSVYLGLEGGKGVATGLGVFLILIPIPTLIGAVVWIICAKVIKVSSLSSLFGLTAVVLSAILFNNGLEVGSNAPVYIIAFIIYYKHIPNIVRLIKKEEQKVI, via the coding sequence ATGGATTTTTTTACAAATTCAAACATAATATTCTATTTACTTGCTTATTTAGTTGGTTCTATTCCCTTTGGTCTTATCTTAGCAAAAATCTTTGCAAATGTAGATATCAAATCACAAGGTAGTAACTCAATAGGTGCTACAAATGTTTTAAGAGTTGTAAAACAAACAAATCCATCTTTAGCAAAAAAGCTTGGAATTGCAACTGTTATTTTAGATGCCATAAAAGGTTTAGTAATTATTGCTTTAGCTATGTTTTTAAATGCTCCTAGTGAAACATTATGGGCAATTGCAGTTTTAGCTGTACTTGGTCATTGCTATTCTGTTTATTTAGGATTAGAAGGTGGTAAAGGAGTTGCTACTGGACTTGGTGTTTTTTTAATACTTATTCCAATCCCAACACTAATAGGTGCTGTTGTTTGGATAATATGCGCAAAAGTTATAAAAGTATCTTCACTTTCATCACTTTTTGGATTAACAGCAGTTGTACTTAGTGCTATTTTATTTAACAATGGTTTAGAAGTAGGAAGCAATGCACCTGTTTATATTATAGCTTTTATAATATATTATAAACATATACCAAATATTGTAAGATTAATTAAAAAAGAAGAACAAAAAGTAATCTAA
- the nadA gene encoding quinolinate synthase NadA, whose protein sequence is MNIKEEILKLKKSLDVTVVAHFYQRDEVFELADITGDSLELAKKSMEATTKFILFCGVGFMGEGVKILSPNKRVLMPKIACCAMARMIDVDYYDDNIAKLNEAGIKSEDILPITYINSSAAVKARVGQMGGLVCTSSNAYKIIQKGLESGKKILFVPDRCLGQNFAKQMNLKSAIVGDGSDLNEADIICYNGFCSVHQQFTVEDVEFYKEKYDDILIAVHPECDPSVCDVADFVGSTSQLIKYIKELPIEQKVAVGTEFNMVNRLRDKNTYILSSTKPECPTMNETTLEDLYNTLKTMEVEQDEPYESEILVSQEDAKWAKIALQRMFEI, encoded by the coding sequence TTGAATATTAAAGAAGAGATATTAAAATTAAAAAAGAGTTTAGATGTTACTGTTGTTGCACACTTTTATCAAAGGGATGAAGTTTTTGAATTAGCAGATATTACAGGAGACTCTTTAGAACTAGCAAAAAAATCCATGGAAGCAACTACAAAATTTATTCTGTTTTGTGGAGTTGGATTTATGGGTGAGGGTGTGAAGATTTTAAGTCCAAACAAAAGAGTTTTGATGCCAAAAATTGCCTGTTGTGCAATGGCTAGAATGATTGATGTTGATTATTATGATGATAATATCGCAAAATTAAACGAAGCAGGTATTAAAAGTGAAGATATCTTACCAATTACATACATAAATTCAAGTGCAGCTGTAAAAGCTAGAGTTGGTCAAATGGGTGGACTTGTTTGTACTTCTTCAAATGCTTATAAGATTATACAAAAGGGTTTAGAATCTGGTAAAAAGATACTTTTTGTGCCAGATAGATGCTTGGGACAAAACTTTGCAAAACAGATGAATTTAAAATCTGCAATTGTTGGTGATGGAAGCGATTTAAATGAAGCTGATATTATTTGTTACAATGGTTTTTGTTCTGTTCATCAGCAGTTTACAGTAGAAGATGTAGAGTTTTATAAAGAGAAATATGATGATATATTGATTGCTGTTCATCCTGAGTGTGATCCAAGTGTCTGTGATGTTGCTGATTTTGTTGGTTCTACTTCACAGTTAATTAAGTATATAAAAGAGTTACCAATTGAACAAAAAGTAGCAGTTGGAACAGAGTTTAATATGGTGAATAGATTAAGAGATAAAAATACTTATATCTTAAGTTCAACAAAACCTGAATGCCCTACAATGAATGAAACTACATTAGAAGATTTATATAATACTTTAAAAACTATGGAAGTTGAACAAGATGAACCATATGAATCTGAAATATTAGTAAGCCAAGAAGATGCAAAATGGGCAAAAATAGCACTTCAAAGGATGTTTGAAATATGA
- the nadC gene encoding carboxylating nicotinate-nucleotide diphosphorylase yields the protein MINIKKFVKNAIIEDNGRGDLFFDVAPKGRFKAQVICKDDGVLAGVKYARILARTEKFDCKFLKLDGDRLKKGDVIAKLEGKASILLSSERTFLNLLQHASGIATQASKYAQAIEGYDVALLDTRKTRPQLRDFEKYASRVGGAINHRLGLDDCLMLKDTHLKTIDNLSEFIKKARKRISWVTKIEIECETFEQVKHAMKAGADIIMCDNMKPAQIEDVVKYRDENFTHVLLEASGNINLNTIESYAKTGVDAVSSGSIIHQATWLDFSMKFD from the coding sequence ATGATTAATATAAAAAAGTTTGTAAAAAATGCTATCATTGAAGATAATGGTAGAGGGGATTTGTTTTTTGATGTGGCTCCAAAAGGAAGATTTAAAGCACAAGTAATTTGTAAAGATGATGGAGTTTTAGCAGGTGTTAAATATGCTCGTATCTTAGCAAGAACTGAAAAGTTTGATTGCAAGTTTTTAAAACTTGATGGAGATAGATTAAAAAAAGGTGATGTGATTGCAAAGCTTGAGGGAAAAGCTTCTATTCTTTTATCAAGTGAAAGAACTTTTTTAAACTTATTGCAACATGCAAGTGGAATTGCTACTCAAGCTAGCAAATATGCACAAGCTATTGAGGGTTATGATGTTGCTTTACTTGATACTAGAAAAACAAGACCACAATTAAGAGATTTTGAAAAGTATGCAAGTAGAGTTGGTGGAGCTATAAATCACAGATTAGGACTTGATGATTGTTTGATGTTAAAAGATACACACTTAAAAACAATCGATAATTTAAGTGAGTTTATAAAAAAAGCAAGAAAAAGAATATCTTGGGTTACTAAAATAGAAATAGAGTGTGAAACATTTGAACAAGTAAAACATGCTATGAAAGCTGGTGCTGATATTATTATGTGTGATAATATGAAACCCGCTCAAATAGAAGATGTTGTGAAATATAGAGATGAAAACTTTACACATGTTTTACTAGAAGCTAGTGGAAATATCAATCTTAATACTATTGAAAGCTATGCTAAAACAGGTGTAGATGCTGTAAGTAGTGGAAGTATTATTCATCAAGCAACTTGGCTTGATTTTTCCATGAAGTTTGATTAG
- a CDS encoding DHH family phosphoesterase — MKKDFILDNKLDFSNYKEALDLIEKSRYILIITHVNPDADTISSALALSNLFYENKIKHKVFNVSSDLPQNLNFINRFEKITDQLPKFYDLAISVDCGLKKRLGFELPKEIPLINIDHHQSNDDFGVINIVDSTKSSTAEIIYDFFKFNGLYITKHSATALYTGIYDDSLRFSIGRCDEITFEKANFLVKCGANPSFIANKLIRRDSLAKYRVIPKVLNSLELFDEGKVAFIKAEPLWLKQTGAHIRDCEDALDMIMSIAIVQIAVFLRVVNNEIRVSARSKGNIDISKVISKFGGGGHSNAAGCSLDGTDLTKAKNMVLKEILETE; from the coding sequence ATGAAAAAAGATTTTATATTAGATAATAAATTGGATTTTTCAAATTATAAAGAGGCTTTGGATTTAATAGAAAAAAGTAGATATATACTTATAATAACACATGTAAATCCAGATGCAGATACAATCTCTTCAGCCCTTGCTCTTTCAAATTTATTTTATGAAAATAAAATAAAACATAAAGTGTTTAATGTAAGTAGTGATTTGCCACAAAACCTGAATTTTATAAATAGGTTTGAAAAAATTACTGATCAGTTGCCAAAATTTTATGATTTGGCAATTAGTGTTGATTGTGGATTGAAAAAAAGATTAGGTTTTGAATTACCAAAGGAGATACCTTTGATAAATATTGACCATCACCAGTCAAATGATGATTTTGGAGTAATCAATATAGTAGATTCAACTAAAAGTTCAACAGCAGAAATAATATATGACTTTTTTAAATTTAATGGTTTATATATTACAAAACATTCAGCAACTGCTCTTTATACGGGTATTTATGATGATAGTCTTAGATTTAGTATAGGAAGATGTGATGAAATTACTTTTGAAAAGGCAAATTTTTTAGTAAAATGTGGAGCAAATCCATCTTTTATTGCAAATAAACTAATAAGAAGAGACTCTTTAGCCAAATATAGAGTAATACCTAAAGTTTTAAATAGTTTGGAACTTTTTGATGAGGGTAAAGTTGCTTTTATAAAAGCTGAGCCTTTGTGGCTTAAACAAACAGGGGCACATATAAGAGATTGTGAAGATGCTCTTGATATGATAATGAGTATAGCAATTGTACAAATTGCAGTTTTTTTAAGAGTAGTAAATAATGAAATTCGTGTATCAGCAAGATCAAAAGGTAATATAGATATATCAAAAGTTATTTCTAAGTTTGGTGGTGGCGGACATTCTAATGCTGCTGGATGTTCTTTGGATGGGACAGATTTAACAAAAGCAAAAAATATGGTTTTAAAGGAAATTCTTGAGACAGAGTAA
- a CDS encoding M23 family metallopeptidase, which translates to MRQSKNNSINIIVVVVLLIVIGVGGFIYLSPQFEQDKPLIKFDEKKEFWNLKDSLKVNISDESGIKYYKVIYKDDSNETVLEKEVLKEAKNSIDLEIKAPKLDMFFKGENVSIIIEAIDKSKWNFFEGNKIEKEFKIKIDKKSPIANVISNSFAIRKGGSAVVVVEVKDENLKDAYISFNDEKRFELIPFYKENFYISLIAWPVTIEDFQRVNLVAIDKAQNKSLTKVPLYIRKLRVKHDNIKISDNFVKNISINVLEKSGLDVPNDIKDIFVKENKVLRKLNSDVVEEITRKFMDKDLLSDFSIKPFKRLSGSKTVAGFADRRHYFYGGEKIDEAWHLGMDWASVKHAPIKTTNDGKVIFNDYLGIYGNTIIIDHKLGLQTLYAHTSKSNVTVGQRVSANSIIANTGSTGAVFGDHLHFGVLVQGIEVNPLEWMDRNWIRTRITDVLNEAKKVINSK; encoded by the coding sequence TTGAGACAGAGTAAAAATAATTCGATAAATATAATAGTTGTAGTAGTTTTATTAATTGTAATTGGTGTTGGGGGATTTATATATTTATCACCACAGTTTGAACAAGACAAACCCCTAATAAAATTTGATGAGAAAAAAGAGTTTTGGAATTTAAAAGATTCATTAAAAGTAAATATTAGTGATGAAAGTGGAATTAAATATTATAAAGTTATATATAAAGATGATAGTAATGAGACAGTCTTAGAAAAAGAAGTATTAAAAGAAGCAAAAAATAGTATTGATTTAGAGATTAAAGCTCCAAAACTAGATATGTTTTTTAAAGGTGAAAATGTATCTATTATAATTGAAGCAATTGATAAAAGTAAATGGAACTTTTTTGAGGGCAATAAAATTGAAAAAGAGTTTAAAATAAAAATAGATAAAAAGTCACCAATTGCAAATGTGATATCAAACTCTTTTGCCATAAGAAAAGGTGGAAGTGCTGTTGTTGTTGTTGAGGTTAAAGATGAAAATTTAAAAGATGCGTACATATCTTTTAATGATGAGAAAAGATTTGAATTAATTCCTTTTTATAAAGAGAACTTTTATATTTCACTTATTGCTTGGCCTGTTACTATAGAAGATTTCCAAAGGGTTAATTTAGTAGCTATTGATAAAGCACAAAATAAATCACTTACTAAAGTACCATTATATATAAGAAAATTAAGAGTAAAACATGATAATATTAAAATATCAGATAATTTTGTAAAAAATATTAGTATTAATGTACTTGAAAAAAGTGGACTTGATGTACCAAATGATATTAAAGATATTTTTGTAAAAGAGAATAAAGTATTAAGAAAATTAAATTCAGATGTTGTTGAAGAAATTACTAGAAAATTTATGGATAAAGATTTATTAAGTGATTTTTCAATTAAACCTTTTAAAAGATTAAGTGGTTCAAAAACAGTTGCAGGATTTGCAGATAGAAGACACTACTTTTATGGTGGTGAAAAAATAGATGAAGCTTGGCATTTGGGTATGGATTGGGCTAGTGTTAAACATGCTCCAATTAAAACGACAAATGATGGAAAAGTTATATTTAATGACTATTTAGGAATATATGGAAATACTATTATTATTGATCATAAATTAGGACTTCAAACTCTTTATGCTCATACAAGTAAATCAAATGTTACTGTTGGACAAAGAGTAAGTGCAAATAGTATTATTGCAAATACAGGAAGTACAGGAGCAGTATTTGGTGATCATCTTCACTTTGGTGTTTTAGTTCAAGGAATAGAGGTAAATCCACTTGAATGGATGGATAGAAATTGGATAAGAACAAGAATTACAGATGTACTAAACGAAGCCAAAAAGGTAATCAATAGCAAATGA
- the lpxC gene encoding UDP-3-O-acyl-N-acetylglucosamine deacetylase produces MRQRTIAKSVEILGVGLHKGVPVKMRLEPLDENMGIIFYRSDEGVSIPLSIENVVDTKMATVIGKDGIIVSTIEHLLSALYAYGIDNIRVVLDNDEVPVLDGSSSGYCMLIDEAGIKELNASKKVIKVKKDVQVTTSEGKRVALKPSSHIIYDFSIDFDHPAIGEQKFHFDYSIDEYKESISKARTFGFLHEVQYLRSIGLALGGSMENAIVLDNTKVLNPEGLRYDDEFVRHKILDAVGDMALLGYTLVGEYDAHAGSHYLNHLLTKKLLESEENYEIIDLEEADEESKVFEIAYARA; encoded by the coding sequence ATGAGACAAAGAACAATAGCAAAAAGTGTAGAGATACTAGGAGTAGGGCTTCATAAAGGAGTTCCTGTAAAAATGAGATTAGAACCTTTAGATGAAAATATGGGAATAATCTTTTATAGGAGTGATGAGGGAGTTTCAATTCCTTTATCTATTGAAAATGTAGTAGATACAAAAATGGCAACTGTAATAGGAAAAGATGGAATTATTGTTTCTACCATTGAACATCTTTTATCTGCACTTTATGCTTATGGTATTGATAATATTAGAGTTGTTTTAGACAATGATGAAGTTCCTGTACTTGATGGTAGTTCATCTGGATATTGTATGCTAATTGATGAAGCAGGAATAAAAGAGTTAAATGCTTCAAAAAAAGTAATAAAAGTAAAAAAAGATGTTCAAGTTACAACTAGTGAGGGTAAAAGAGTTGCTTTAAAACCTTCAAGTCATATAATTTATGATTTTTCTATTGATTTTGATCATCCAGCTATTGGCGAACAAAAGTTTCATTTTGATTATTCAATTGATGAGTATAAAGAAAGCATAAGTAAAGCGAGAACCTTTGGTTTTTTGCATGAAGTTCAATACTTAAGAAGTATTGGTTTAGCTCTTGGTGGAAGTATGGAAAATGCTATAGTTTTAGATAATACAAAAGTTTTAAATCCAGAGGGATTAAGATATGATGATGAGTTTGTAAGACACAAAATACTTGATGCAGTAGGTGATATGGCACTACTTGGATATACTTTAGTTGGTGAATATGATGCACATGCTGGAAGTCACTATTTAAATCATTTACTTACAAAAAAACTTCTTGAAAGTGAAGAAAATTATGAAATTATTGATTTAGAAGAAGCTGATGAAGAGTCAAAAGTATTTGAAATTGCATACGCAAGAGCTTAA
- the thrB gene encoding homoserine kinase, with the protein MRVSVPATSANMGPGFDTLGIALRMKNQVVIKPSKFHSVSLKGEGSNNPALKDNNMFISIFNDFYHNLSTKRRNFRFEFFNEVPMSRGLGSSSAVIVSAIASAYAIEGIELPKPKLLNLALAYENHPDNITPAVMGGFNVATVQDNEVKYIKKDMPKYLKAIVVIPNRPISTHMSRKTLPYKYSKDDAVFNLSHASLLTAAFMTENWEMLRIASQDKFHQKYRMKQMPELFEVQKTSLKAGSLMSTLSGSGSTFFSISHADDCRKIEKELKAKFPHFRVFVSDFDNYGVRVDK; encoded by the coding sequence TTGAGAGTAAGCGTACCAGCTACAAGTGCAAATATGGGGCCTGGGTTTGATACTTTAGGAATTGCTTTAAGAATGAAAAATCAAGTGGTTATAAAACCATCTAAGTTTCATAGTGTGTCACTAAAAGGGGAAGGGTCAAATAACCCTGCATTAAAAGATAATAATATGTTTATCTCTATTTTTAATGATTTTTATCATAATTTATCAACAAAAAGAAGAAATTTTAGATTTGAATTTTTCAATGAAGTACCAATGTCAAGAGGACTTGGAAGTTCATCTGCTGTTATTGTAAGTGCTATTGCTTCTGCTTATGCTATTGAGGGAATTGAATTACCAAAGCCAAAGCTTTTAAATCTAGCATTAGCTTATGAAAATCATCCTGATAATATTACTCCTGCTGTAATGGGTGGGTTTAATGTTGCAACTGTTCAAGATAATGAAGTTAAGTATATTAAAAAAGATATGCCAAAATATTTAAAAGCTATAGTTGTAATACCAAATAGACCAATATCAACACATATGTCAAGAAAAACTTTACCATACAAATATTCAAAAGATGATGCTGTTTTTAATTTATCTCATGCTTCACTTTTAACAGCAGCGTTTATGACAGAAAATTGGGAAATGTTAAGAATTGCTTCACAAGATAAGTTTCATCAAAAATATAGAATGAAACAAATGCCAGAGCTTTTTGAAGTACAAAAAACATCTTTAAAAGCTGGCTCACTAATGAGTACATTATCAGGTTCAGGTTCAACTTTTTTCTCAATTTCACATGCAGATGATTGTAGAAAAATCGAAAAAGAGTTAAAAGCTAAATTTCCACATTTTAGAGTTTTTGTAAGCGATTTTGATAATTATGGCGTAAGAGTTGATAAGTAA
- a CDS encoding DUF448 domain-containing protein, with protein sequence MADLKRPLRMCIVCRARLEKKELLRLKCESKNLIKYNGFGRSFYICNSCIDEFLKQELNSKKNRKIENALCKQCKNKDEYLVQLKEILTDVR encoded by the coding sequence TTGGCTGATTTAAAAAGACCTTTACGAATGTGTATAGTTTGTAGGGCAAGATTAGAAAAAAAAGAGCTATTAAGATTAAAGTGTGAATCTAAAAATCTTATAAAATATAACGGATTTGGTAGAAGTTTTTACATATGTAACTCATGTATTGATGAGTTTTTAAAACAAGAACTTAATAGCAAAAAAAATAGAAAAATAGAAAATGCACTATGTAAACAGTGCAAAAATAAAGATGAGTACTTAGTACAACTTAAGGAGATATTAACAGATGTCAGATAA